One bacterium DNA segment encodes these proteins:
- a CDS encoding ABC transporter permease yields MLRVLFQRLLLLPILLAVFSIAVFALVQAPPGGFLTSYVSMLASSGSSISEEQVEALRRQFGLDQPFHVRYFRWVQNLARGDLGLSLEYQRPNVELIHQYLLLTVLLALFSFVLTWAIAIPAGIYSATHPRSWVDYALTVMNYIGVAIPNFMLALVLMWIAFSRFGISVTGLFSPEYVQAPWTLGRVTDLLTHIWLPTIVLGIAGTARLTRVMRANLLDELHKPYVVTARAKGLSEWRLVLKYPVRVAINPLVSTIGWYLPQLFSGSLIVATVMNLPNIGPLLLRALVQQDTYLAGSVLMIYCFFTVIGTLISDLLLAWVDPRIRMER; encoded by the coding sequence GTGCTGCGCGTCCTATTCCAGCGCCTGCTGCTCCTGCCGATCCTGCTCGCGGTATTCTCGATCGCGGTCTTTGCGCTTGTCCAAGCGCCGCCCGGGGGCTTCCTCACAAGTTACGTGTCTATGCTCGCCTCCTCCGGCTCATCGATCAGCGAGGAGCAGGTCGAGGCGCTTCGCCGGCAGTTCGGGCTCGATCAACCGTTCCACGTCCGATACTTCCGCTGGGTCCAGAACCTTGCGCGGGGTGACCTCGGGCTGTCCCTGGAGTACCAGCGCCCCAACGTTGAGTTGATCCATCAGTATCTGCTGCTGACCGTCCTGCTCGCGCTCTTCTCGTTTGTGCTCACGTGGGCGATCGCGATTCCCGCCGGCATCTACTCGGCGACGCATCCGCGTTCGTGGGTCGACTATGCGTTGACCGTCATGAACTACATCGGCGTGGCGATCCCAAACTTCATGCTGGCCCTCGTCTTGATGTGGATCGCGTTCTCGCGCTTCGGCATCAGCGTCACAGGGCTGTTCTCGCCCGAGTACGTGCAGGCGCCGTGGACTCTGGGTCGCGTGACCGACCTGCTCACGCACATCTGGCTGCCGACGATCGTGCTGGGGATCGCCGGGACGGCTCGCCTCACCCGCGTCATGCGCGCCAACCTGCTGGACGAGCTCCATAAGCCGTACGTTGTCACCGCGCGCGCCAAAGGATTGTCGGAGTGGCGGCTGGTCCTCAAATACCCGGTCAGGGTGGCGATCAACCCGCTGGTCAGCACGATCGGCTGGTATCTGCCGCAGCTGTTCTCGGGAAGCCTGATCGTCGCCACGGTGATGAACCTGCCGAACATCGGGCCGCTGCTGCTGCGCGCCCTCGTTCAGCAGGACACGTACCTCGCGGGCAGCGTCCTGATGATCTACTGCTTCTTCACCGTCATCGGGACCCTGATCTCGGACCTCTTGCTGGCCTGGGTTGACCCGCGGATCCGCATGGAAAGGTGA